One region of Fragaria vesca subsp. vesca linkage group LG4, FraVesHawaii_1.0, whole genome shotgun sequence genomic DNA includes:
- the LOC101310886 gene encoding uncharacterized protein LOC101310886 yields MPHIISINAGEDVCGIVKRFSDKTPRVICVMSASGAVSNVKLRQQDGTVNTHDGLFNILSLSGCLIPQGDSIQGTTTWIGGLTVSLAGVDGRAYGGIVNGAMRAETPVMVVVGSFLPGVQIGKGKKSDAGPSTAMPPASPAPAPPSPLASAPPPPPSPAPGPSASSPVPDWWAGCADSWPRFDPGS; encoded by the exons ATGCCACACATCATCTCTATCAATGCTGGGGAG GATGTCTGCGGGATAGTGAAGAGATTTTCTGACAAAACACCCCGAGTTATTTGCGTGATGTCTGCCAGTGGAGCAGTCTCTAATGTAAAACTTCGCCAACAGGATGGAACAGTCAACACACATGAT GGCCTTTTCAATATCTTGAGCTTGTCTGGATGTCTTATTCCCCAGGGAGACTCGATTCAGGGAACAACGACCTGGATTGGTGGATTAACTGTCTCTCTAGCAGGTGTTGATGGTCGAGCTTATGGGGGGATTGTGAACGGAGCCATGAGAGCTGAAACACCTGTCATG GTTGTGGTAGGTAGTTTTCTACCTGGTGTTCAGATAGGAAAGGGTAAAAAGTCTGACGCTGGACCATCTACAGCTATGCCACCGGCGTCGCCAGCACCAGCGCCTCCGTCACCGCTGGCATCAGCGCCACCACCCCCACCGTCACCAGCACCAGGACCATCAGCATCATCTCCTGTACCAGACTGGTGGGCCGGGTGTGCAGATAGCTGGCCAAGATTTGATCCAGGATCATAG
- the LOC101311464 gene encoding bet1-like SNARE 1-1-like produces MSYRRERASKASLLDGLEEGGLRASSSYSDINEQDNEKAVQSLQDRVVFLKRLTGDIHEEVESHNRLLDRMGNDMDASRGIMSGTMARFKMVFEKKSSRRMCVLVGYFVAFFLIIYFLFRVRRLFMQG; encoded by the exons ATGAGTTACCGAAG GGAGCGTGCCTCCAAAGCATCTCTTTTAGATGGCCTTGAGGAAGGTGGTCTCAGGGCCTCCTCTTCATACTCCGATATAAATGAGCAGGACAATGAAAAAGCTGTGCAAAGTTTGCAAGACAGAGTTGTTTTCCTAAAGAGA TTAACCGGTGACATACATGAAGAGGTGGAGAGCCATAATCGTTTACTTGACAGAATG GGAAATGACATGGATGCATCAAGGGGTATAATGTCTGGGACAATGGCGCGGTTTAAGATG GTGTTTGAGAAAAAATCAAGCCGGCGAATGTGTGTACTTGTGGGCTATTTTGTGGCTTTCTTCCTAATCATATACTTTCTCTTCAG GGTTCGCAGATTGTTTATGCAGGGTTGA
- the LOC101311177 gene encoding putative DNA-binding protein ESCAROLA-like, with the protein MDPAANSPAALNKRELEISMNENSGGRSGRDDDEDRDQGDEPKEGAVEIGSRRPRGRPPGSKNKPKPPIFVTRDSPNSLRSHVMEVAGGADVAESVAQFARRRQRGVCVLSGSGSVANVTLRQPAAPGAVVALHGRFEILSLSGAFLPGPAPPGSTGLTVYLAGGQGQVVGGSVVGSLVAAGPVMVVAATFANATYERLPLEEDDEAASVGGGHGASGSSPTGVGSSGGPQVLPPGHGGQLPDPSSLPLYGLPPNLIPNGGPLGHDAYPWPHSRAPY; encoded by the coding sequence ATGGACCCGGCAGCCAATTCACCAGCAGCCCTAAACAAGCGCGAACTCGAGATTTCCATGAATGAAAACAGCGGCGGCAGAAGTGGCAGAGACGACGACGAAGATAGAGATCAAGGAGATGAGCCTAAAGAAGGAGCCGTCGAGATTGGATCTCGAAGGCCCCGAGGCCGTCCTCCCGGATCCAAAAACAAACCCAAACCGCCCATCTTTGTCACCAGGGACAGCCCCAACTCCCTCAGAAGCCACGTTATGGAAGTCGCCGGCGGTGCTGACGTGGCTGAGAGCGTGGCACAGTTTGCACGGAGGCGTCAGAGAGGTGTTTGTGTACTCAGCGGGAGTGGTTCAGTGGCCAACGTGACACTGAGACAACCTGCTGCCCCAGGTGCCGTTGTAGCACTCCATGGAAGGTTTGAGATCCTGTCCCTGAGCGGAGCGTTCCTGCCTGGACCCGCGCCACCCGGGTCGACAGGCCTGACCGTCTACCTAGCAGGCGGTCAGGGTCAGGTGGTTGGGGGTAGCGTTGTTGGATCACTTGTTGCAGCTGGACCAGTTATGGTGGTGGCTGCTACTTTTGCTAATGCTACTTATGAGAGACTGCCTCTTGAGGAAGATGATGAGGCTGCAAGTGTTGGAGGAGGCCATGGAGCTTCTGGAAGTTCCCCTACTGGAGTTGGAAGTAGTGGCGGTCCTCAGGTACTGCCGCCTGGGCACGGCGGGCAGCTACCTGATCCGTCGTCGCTCCCCCTTTATGGTCTGCCACCCAATCTGATCCCCAACGGCGGGCCGCTCGGGCATGACGCTTATCCCTGGCCTCATTCAAGAGCGCCTTACTGA